A DNA window from Leptolyngbya sp. KIOST-1 contains the following coding sequences:
- a CDS encoding lysophospholipid acyltransferase family protein: MATHRGGWSLDRRDPHFIQAFQPLWGWLYDHYFRVQTQGWERIPAGQVMLVGSHNGGLAAPDMFMMIYDWVRRFGPDRPVYGLMHPKVWQAAPPLASLAERAGAIAAHPRMALAALDCDASLLVYPGGAQDVFRPYSQRDRIHLGDRQGFVKLALQRSLPIVPVVSWGAHATLLVLADIYPLMTQLHDWGMPWFLGIDPDVFPVYLGLPWGIAFGPVPNIPWPQPIATHVGKPLYFERYGTEAARDRPYVEACYHRVRDQMQRDLNELIAKHDRQSAP; the protein is encoded by the coding sequence ATGGCGACCCATCGCGGAGGCTGGTCACTGGATCGTCGCGATCCTCACTTTATTCAAGCTTTTCAGCCGCTGTGGGGCTGGCTCTACGACCATTACTTTCGGGTGCAGACCCAGGGGTGGGAGCGGATACCGGCGGGGCAGGTGATGCTGGTGGGCTCCCACAACGGCGGACTGGCCGCCCCCGACATGTTCATGATGATCTACGACTGGGTCAGGCGCTTTGGCCCCGATCGCCCCGTTTACGGCCTGATGCACCCCAAGGTGTGGCAGGCAGCGCCGCCGTTGGCCAGTCTGGCGGAACGGGCCGGGGCGATCGCGGCGCATCCCAGGATGGCGCTGGCGGCCCTGGACTGCGACGCCAGTCTGCTGGTCTATCCCGGGGGCGCGCAGGATGTCTTTCGCCCCTACAGCCAGCGCGATCGCATTCATCTGGGCGATCGCCAGGGGTTTGTCAAACTCGCCCTCCAGCGCTCCCTGCCCATTGTGCCGGTGGTCTCCTGGGGGGCCCACGCCACGCTGCTGGTGCTGGCCGACATCTACCCCCTGATGACGCAGCTGCACGACTGGGGCATGCCCTGGTTTTTGGGCATCGATCCAGACGTGTTTCCGGTGTATTTGGGCCTGCCCTGGGGCATCGCCTTTGGCCCGGTGCCCAACATTCCCTGGCCCCAGCCGATCGCCACCCATGTCGGCAAACCCCTGTACTTCGAGCGCTACGGTACCGAGGCCGCCCGCGATCGCCCCTACGTCGAGGCCTGCTACCACCGCGTCCGCGACCAGATGCAGCGCGACCTCAACGAGCTAATCGCCAAACACGACAGGCAATCTGCACCTTAA
- a CDS encoding sensor histidine kinase, producing MKMDFSTILNQKRDTIIDLWINSVFNDQEIEATNELTFNAVRDSLPRVLESLADMLAHSDPENYQVIDEASLEHGLIRAEQGFEPAEIAREYRLLRSVIFSELEADLVQASPADVLWAIRLIDTVVDEAIARCFDSYTQSRMEELNKLRTQMQLTNQELTRLVRASHDNMSKLTHELKTPLTSIIGYADLFLRQQQQADLDESYTHLESIERVLRSGRLLLRLINDTLQLQQGDGQIKLKVVAIAPQELIQSVIEIVEPLVRDKELDLRVDCDRAPQTVQTDPLRLQQILTNLLSNAVRYTDRGFVAVTADTLPDNRWSIEVSDSGIGIDQGEQKYIFEPYYRIHPTTTTTEQGTGLGLAIVSQLVELMQGEIVVSSLVEQGSSFTVIMPIELSGVAPLSSP from the coding sequence ATGAAAATGGATTTCAGCACCATTCTGAATCAAAAGCGCGACACCATTATTGATCTGTGGATCAACTCTGTTTTCAACGATCAGGAGATTGAGGCGACCAACGAATTGACTTTTAATGCCGTGCGCGACAGTTTGCCCAGGGTGCTCGAATCCCTGGCCGATATGCTGGCCCACAGCGATCCAGAAAACTATCAAGTCATTGATGAGGCCAGTCTAGAGCATGGCCTGATTCGGGCTGAGCAGGGGTTTGAACCGGCCGAAATTGCGCGGGAATATCGCCTGCTGCGATCGGTGATTTTTTCAGAATTGGAAGCCGATCTGGTGCAGGCCTCCCCAGCCGATGTGCTGTGGGCCATTCGACTGATCGATACCGTGGTGGATGAGGCGATCGCCCGCTGTTTTGACAGCTATACCCAGAGCCGCATGGAGGAGCTAAATAAACTCAGAACCCAGATGCAGCTCACCAATCAAGAGCTAACTCGCCTGGTGCGGGCCAGCCACGACAACATGTCGAAACTCACCCACGAACTTAAAACGCCCCTCACCTCAATTATTGGCTACGCCGATCTATTTCTGCGGCAGCAGCAGCAAGCGGACCTGGACGAGTCTTACACTCATTTAGAAAGCATTGAGCGCGTGCTGCGCAGTGGACGGCTGCTGCTGCGGCTGATTAACGACACGCTCCAGCTCCAGCAGGGGGATGGCCAAATCAAGCTAAAGGTGGTGGCCATTGCCCCCCAAGAGTTGATCCAGTCGGTGATCGAAATTGTCGAACCCCTGGTGCGCGACAAGGAGTTAGACCTGCGGGTTGACTGCGATCGCGCTCCTCAAACCGTGCAAACTGACCCCCTGCGCTTGCAGCAAATTTTGACCAACCTGCTGAGCAATGCCGTTCGCTACACCGACCGGGGATTTGTCGCCGTCACGGCAGACACTCTGCCCGACAACCGCTGGTCGATCGAGGTCAGCGACAGCGGGATTGGCATTGACCAGGGGGAGCAAAAGTACATTTTCGAACCCTACTACCGCATTCACCCCACCACTACCACCACCGAGCAGGGCACCGGGCTGGGCCTGGCGATCGTCTCCCAGCTGGTGGAGTTGATGCAGGGCGAAATCGTTGTGTCATCGCTGGTCGAGCAGGGTTCCAGCTTCACGGTGATCATGCCCATCGAGCTGTCCGGCGTTGCGCCCCTGAGTTCTCCCTAG